atatattattagtatatatatatatatgatgctCATTTTGCGCGCTATATAGCCAAAGGTTTAATACGGGGATTTCAAATAGcatccatttttttaagCGCTAAAAAAAAGCCCCACACTTTTTTATGTCGATAAACGTTTGGGGGTAGCTTAACGGGGGAGGTAAAAAATGGCGAGGCGCAAATTGAACAAAAACTGGCGGGGTGGAAAACGGAatgtaaacaaaaaatgcGCAGAAAAAGTGAATGGTAAAAATGTATGGCAAAAATGTATGGCAAAAATGTATGGCAAAAATGTATGGCAAAAATGTATGGCAAAAATGTATGGCAAAAATGTATGGCAAAAATGTAAGGCAAAAATGTAAGGCAAAAATGTAAGGCAAAAATGTAAGGCAAAAATGagcataaaatttttgcagCAAAAATGAACGAAACAATTCGCACAAAGTAAATAGCTAGTTAAGTAACGGAGAAGCGGTATGTTTTCCATGCGCCTATCCCGCATATTTCTActataagatatataaaaactctATGCACAATCCCCTTtcctttttgaaaattttttgcaCCTTCttttatgcataaaaatTGATTTAAAAATGCTCAAATATAGGAAGTCCATGTTAGAGTATCctgcacatacataaatattttctaaaatatattatttattgcgCTATTTTGCGCTAGTTTTTCCTCATTTTAAATACTCCTCTGTGATAATTCGCGCGTTTTAATACACGTACGCGCTTGAGAgttaatatgtacatgtgagtacacatatatgaatatgcgcatatatatatatatatatattatatgcatgtacTTACATTTTGCATGTAATCACGTGGTATATACGCATATTTATACACGCCCTTTTCCACTAACGCAAAAAGGAGAATCTATCATATTGACACATACTGCAAAAAATGGAGGGCCTGTTCAACAACAAGAAAGAACTCTTCATCGGTAAGCGAGTCTTCAGTTGTAATTTTACGAAGAACAAAATAGAcaaagaggaaaaagaaaattccaTCTTGGGAAAAGTGAGTGAACAACATTATGCACATGTTCAGGATAAATTAAAAGGTAACGATAATGAAAGGAAAGAAGAAAGCACGTCAGATGAAGTTgttgataaaaatttaaaaatttacttgTTTAACGaagacataaaaataaaaataggcACAGTTAGATATATAGGACCTTTAAAAAATCATCCTGatactaataaaatattttatggtATTGAATGGGATAACAAGTTTGATGGTAAACATTTTGGTAACTACAAAGGGGAATTCTATTTTTCCCCTCTTCTCCATATTAAAAAGGACAAGACGAAACGCCATTATTATGATCAGCTTAGCGAAGGCCTAGCGAATTTCCATGACGATGCTGATAGCAGAGATAACACCACTGGTAAGGTTGGTAGTAGTAGAGTCCAAAAAAGTGGCATTGGAAATAGTAGCAGCAATAGTAGAAGCAATAGTAGCAGCAATAGTAGCAGCAATAGCAGAAGCAGTAGAAGAAGCAATAGCAGAAGCAGTAGAAGAAGCAATAGCAGAAGCAGTAGAAGAAGCACTAAAAGAAGCAACAGCCACAACTGCAGTGATAGTGGGGAGAAGCTACGCTTGTGGAGCGGGAACAGCGGCTGCACACCGTGTTCCTTTGTACCAATAGAAAATATACACGTTGGTATCACGTTCATGCAAGCATTAAATTTTCGatacaattattttactGACTTAGATTTGAGCATACAAGATTATCaaacgaaaaaaatgaaaacagtTATATTTTCAGGAGAAGAAAAAGCGAgaaattatttcaaaaatttttgtaagcttaaaaatattacattaaataaatgtctaatatatacttatggttttaaaaataatttgtgtTTCAGTAATTTGGAAAGTTTATCTTTATGTTGTAATCTTTTTAGCAAGTGgaatgatatttttaaaataattaaaatttcaaaaaatttaacttaCCTGAACGTGtcagaaaataaatttaccaAATTGGACTTGAACTGTGTGCTCGCCAAAGTTATATGGAGCGAAGGAGAAGATGAACATGCGGTTGGGTATAACCATGAAGATGACGTGGTCTACTTTGAACAGATAAAGGAGTTGTGCCTAGATAACACCTTGATCGACTGGGACGATGTGTTAGCtctatcatttatttttccaaatCTGGAAACACTCAGCATaaagaagaattatataactagtataaaaataaaaaatatcagGGTTACTAAAAATTCGatcattttcaaatatataaccAATAAGAAGTATAAGGAGCTATTTCACTCATATGAGAAGGATAACTTATATGAAGATCTAGAACATTCAAGGGGAATACAGCCAGAAGCACAGCCAAGTAGTACAACCCCTTCAGggagaataaaaaatgagtatGTGCTTCCTTCATCAAATGGGTGTACTTATGATAGGAGGGAAGGATTCTTGTTAGAAAGGAAAAAGTCAGCTGTACTGAGTGTTCAAGAAAGAGAACGAGAACGAGAACGAGAACGAGAACCAGAACCAGAACCAGAACCAGAACGAGAATATGGCATAGGGGAAGAAGTCGTAGGAGGAAAAGACGAAGAAGAGAACATTTCccaaataaaggaaaaaagggtCCTCGAAGGAACACcacaaaaatattacttaaaGATTAATGCAAACCCTTCCACTGGAACTACAGAAAGTAAAGGATTATCAAGTGATAGAATAACTGGGGTGGATCAGGATGTGTTTCTTGTTGATATGAAGGAGGAAGCCCTTCTCGTTGACGTGAATCCCTTTAgacacttaaaaaaaatagtgcTCAATGACAACTACTTGCATGACTACGAAGagctcttttattttgtgcATCGAATAAAAACTGTTCaatctttatttataaataacaacAAGTTTAGTGATAACAGCAACTTGATAAATATTGCATATACCATATGCTTGGAGGAAAAGAACAAAACTGAATTAGCTAAATTAGACAATTTTGatttaataaatagaaaTTTTAAGCATATAAAAGAATTCTTATTTGATAACAAcgaagtaaaaaattatgaaacgTTAAgagatttattttatatactatacaatattgaaattttaaaaattcaaaataaaaaaaaaaattttagtgaaaaaaaaagtcttcgttatatatatatatcagttATGCCCCAGCTAAAAGTACTGAACCATAGCTCTATTTccaaaaatgaaagaataaattCTGAGCGCTTTTTCATTTCGTTATATCATAAGGATAACATAGCAAAAATTTTCAATGAGCAAGTTTTAAACAGAAGACATAGTACCAGACTGGAACAGATACACTACAAAGCGATGCAAGGTACGCAGGCAGAGGTTTCTCACACTGTCTCACCatcctttttattacatatatacataaatgtactcaaatatatatatatgcgtatatatgtgtatatatgtgtatatatgtgtatatatgtgtgtatatgtgtatatatgtgtatatatgtgtatatatgtgtatatatgtgtatatatgtgtatatatgtgtgtatatgtgtatatatatgactgCGTTCATGCTACATACGCTTTAGTTTCAGCGTATCGTACAGATGGCCATTCGTGGGGTATAACCCTTTCCATCGTTTTTTCGTGGACAGTGCTTCCATTTCTGCGCGCCTATACGAACTAGTGCAAACGGGAAGAAGTACATGTATACACGAATACATGCATGTCCACctgtatacacacatacatacatacatatgtacacatgaacatatgtatgtgttcCTATACACGCACTTCTCCACCACCGCCACCCCCCATTTGCAGATCAGACAAACACGGAAACGTCCAAGAGCATGCAGAGCAATTTGATTAACATTACCATTATTCCTGAGTTTCTTAATGCACAGAAATTCgacattataaaaaaaaaagtgaacagaaatatgaatatcaaagacttaaaatttttatgttcaaGGCTCTATTCAGTGCCTCTCCCTAAGTTGCAGTTATTTTACACAGATGAAGTAAGGACGCActagccaaaaaaaaaaaaaaaaaacgaaaagaaaagaaaagaaaagaaaaaacgaaatagcTAGTACATGTCGTGTCTCAGTACATACACTTCTTAATAGTTCATTTTAGGGCTCACTTAGTATGCTTCCCTTCaagttataatattttttttatgaatttgtTGCACCTTGTTATGCACTTTTTttgaactttttttcttttttttttttcagaacAATCCCATGTGCATAGAAATTGTAGATACCAATTCGAGCCTCTATACTTACGGAATTGAAAACaattctaaaataaaaataaaaatggaggAGTAACTCCTTTTTaggttatttttttaaagggtCCTCCTTGTGTGCGCTTATTTGAGAATATATATGACTACATCATCCCGTTTGTATTAATgctccctttttttttgctgcCCTCATCGCGCTAAACGTTTTAAGTGCGTTCAAGTTATTTCGccatttttccatttttccatGTTACCCTTTTCCCTTTATCCCTTTATCcttttactcttttttttttttttttttgtttgtttgatAAGAAATTAACGAAGTAATGAAATTATCTCGTAACGGGACTGCATAAAACGACATTcccttttttgctttttatgtttttgttttctatttttaattaaaattgacTTCCTTATGGTTATTTATTCTGTTACATCGTAGTTTgcaatataatttatttattttattttaagtgCATGCATGTTAACAGATCGAtttcatacatatgtacaggTTGaattatgtacttatataagTACTTTAGAAAAAAGGCAAGTACctgcacacacatatatgcatgaatataaatagtaTGATACCCCAGTAAATACTTACACAAATTCGTAATTCGTACTGTCCAGTTGATATATCCACGACAAGAAACTGACGTTACTTGGTGGTGCAATGAAAGAGCCTGTTTACAGTTACATAAAAAggaggaagaaaaaatgtagacACGAACATTGTTGgtatattaaagaaattcAAAAATGATATTTGTACTTCCTCCTCTGTTCCctttccttttattattctattactgttgttactactgttgttactactgttgttactactgttgttactactgttgttactactgttgttactactgttactactgttattattattttttaatttttttttttttttatatgtgtgcataaaTGAATAAGCTTATCCTTTGTCATGTTACATACACGTTTGAGTAAACATGCAAAATGATACAAGAAcgatacacaaaaaaaaaatatgcatgaAATGGTCATTTCGCGTGGACGtagatataatataaagaattaataCTTTGcatttattactttattataattttttttttttttttttttttttttttttttttttttaaaaaggtatGTAGTAATAttggtaaataaaaaaaatataactccTACTGGcataaccttttttttttccgcgtgaacataattttcataagGTAACagcttaaaaattatttctttattaaaaattgatatagtttcattaaatgataaaagataaaaaaaataagcgaattgcaaaaaaaagaaaaaaaaaaagcaatgcAGTAACTACTGTACAtaagtttttaattttcacaACAGCAAACTgttatatgcacatattacacaaacgtatacatatataaatatattgcaTAACTGGGCTTTCTATGCTGttgcaaatataaaaagaacgtaaaaaaaaaaaaaaaaagataataaaggatataaaaaaaggaaaggaaaaaaagcaaaGCACGCAAAAAACGCAAAACCTACAACTTAGACACAACTGCAAAACATCCGTTTTTCAAACTATTCGCAGTTTAACAAAGGGAAAAGCGAATTagcaaaaaacaaataaaataaaaaataatggaagAGCTAAGCAGAGACATGACTTTGCACCTAAaggatgaaaataaaaaaaaagaaaaaaaaatcgaaacggaaaatataattcaaataaatttcCATTTACCTGATGGCAGTATTCGTACTCACAATGAAAAAGCAAGTATTGAAGTtggatatataaaattaaggctatcaaaaaaattacaaataccatatgataaaattaatttaatttataataataatattatgctAGACCCCTTATCAATAATTgacataataaaaacagaTTTGGAcattattgatatatatgttaGCACCATTCATTAGGAGCAATGAGAAATGCATAACTAGTGGTGATCTCAGTCTTGTTTTATTCTGTGTAGGAAAAATAGAGTCGGTAATTAATCCAGCGCTTATTGGCCAGTCTTCCCATCAGTGTtgcgcatatacatacacacgtGCTTGagtcatacatatataatatatgtgttcTCCTTATGATTCCTATTTTCCTGAAGACTCGCTTGTTATTAcgttctttattttattatattaaaatatattagaccATGCTAAATGTTACTCTGTTTTACTttactgtatttttttattttactttattatactttattatactttatttttttattttactttattatactttattatactttatttttttattttactttattatactttatttttttattttactttattatactttatttttttgttttaccttatacttttttttttttcccctctaACAAGTCCAATTTTTCTGCCCAAATTTTTACTCTTACCGTCTTCTCCcaaagttttattttttttaattttttcccaaaaatatttactacGTGTTTaacttaattaaaattaacgAATATCAtgaatccttttttttttttttcctgaacatgtgcataaaatattactttaAGTACTTCCTTCTGTTtggtacttttttttttttttgtgtatgtTTCATTTATTAACAAACTTCCTCTCTCCAAATAACAGAAAAACATTAAAGTCGAATTACAATTTTCGTTCGTACATATTATAGCATAACAATTTGTCCATCATATCTGCATGTGTTAATATCATTCTCCTACAACAATATCTTGATAATTTCAATTCATCCAATGCATCACATTTTGACATTCCCTCTTCTAACTTCTTCTCGTATAAGCTCCACAAATTTCCAATTAATTTTCCACAAGTAAAACAGCGAACGGgtataatcattttttcctttccccCAAAGAAATTAAGTGGGTATAAAATGGTTCCAGCGCGGTATGCTGAACGTACATGCGCGGGCACTCAAGCGTATGTAATCAGTATATgcgctatatatatatatatatatataatatgtacgtatgcgcAAATGCTcgcttatatgtatatgaacgTAATTGTAACTGTAATTGTAATTTTACAtgaacatgtacatgtacctACAATTGCGAacgtatttttaaatttttttgcgACGAGACTTATTATAGCTAAAGTTTTACGCCCTTAACTTTTACGATCAATTTTACTTTCGCTTTTATTACAGTAcagtatatttttcattcacTGTcagatatttatatacataaaaatgcacaaatatacaaatatatgcacaaatatacaaacatatgcacaaatatacaaatatatgtacgaatatacaaacatatgcacaaatatacaaacataagtataaatatacatacatatgtacatatatatatgtatgcttaCCTGGCTATATGCATACAATcttacaattttaaaattgcttacaattatttttacatgctATTTTGTCGTACTATTATACATGATACATATACTGACGAAAAAATGGTATTCCCTTAAGCCTTCTTATACCTtgttaagtaaaaaaaaaaagcttctGCCTTTTAACTGTATCAAATTTaagcatttaaaaaaaaaaaaattaaataagcaAGCAAACAAAAGGCAAACAAACGGGCAAAGAGATAGGCAAACAAACGGGCAAAGAGATAGGCAAACAAACAGGCAAAGAGATAGGCAAACAAACAGGCAAAGAGATAGGCAAACAAATTGGCAAACAAATAGGCAAAGAGATAGGCAAAGAGATAggcaaacaaataaacaaaccaTCGAACGAATAAACAGAGTGACGAGTTCGAATTCTTCTCTGCTAAGActtatttttgcatttacttcaattttgcaaaatttgCGAACtggtaaattaaaaaaaaaaaaaaggaactcTTAAGGAGATGGAGGGGGGGAAGCACGCCCAGCTCTTGTGTACTGGGTATCTTGAATATGAACAATTATAtgggaataattttttttttattaacgaATTGATGacgaatgaaaaaaatacgaaaaaaattgCTGTGGAaaacataagaaaaaataatgcaaaattaAAGGGGAAATAGctaatttttttgcttcaaaaaaaaaaaaaaaaaaaaaaaaaaaaagagaataaagAGATGGTCATTGgagttaatttaaaaataataaatttatttgtcACATATGATGTTTcgggaaataaaaaaaaaaaaaaatacactaCTTAAAATgggtaaaaattaaaaatagaactGTATTATGATGCACCCTTTTTCGCGTAATTTTCCCCATTCATATATTCGAATTACATTatgctattatatatatatgtacaagtaataacaaatatatatatatatatatatatatgcaacaCGACAAATGTTGATTGTTCAATCCCCCCCTCCTGATCCTACGCACAAAAGCTTCTCCACATTTCAAATATTGTACGTGATACAGTTCatgtatttttcaattttgcgAAGGGCgtgataaaaattatgagcGCATTTGTTTTGTTTGCCCTTTAAAAATTCTGAATAGTTCATGCATTCTTTGTGAATATTATCAGAAAAAGtgtatatatcattatttgaAATGAACTGGTCAGAATAGTTGAAAATAGTTGATGCGTACGTTATAGGTTTTTCCTGCATACGGTAACTCGAACTAGAcgttaaattaattatatagttCTCCGTACAGCGGCTGCTTCCACTTTTAGTGTAACCattgctattattaccaGTATTACCATTATTACTACAGTTACCAGTATTACCACTATTACCACTATTACCAGTATTACCAGTATTACCAGTATTACCACTATTACCACTATTACAACTATTACCACTATTACATACATTTCTCTTCTCCCCCTTGTGGTACGTGTACATGCGATGCCAGTCATTGGTTTCTATTTGGTTTACATCAATAACGGTTcgaataaaattttgatgCTTTATCCCTTCGACAATTTTACTAAAATTCAGTATAGggtaatatttcaaaattttgtcGACACCTACTAAATGTTTATTCACTATATTTGCTAGATTGGTGTAATCCTCCTTTTCTACATTTGACTGAATggtcatatttttttttttctcttctaaAAATTCGACAAACATTTcgtcatataaatttttagacttctttttataattataaaaggcTTCAAATTCgttatgtaaattatttatatacagtGTGGCATTATTCAAATTACTTGTACTCTCGTCTTTTTTTTCGCTTCTTGAAATCTTGTTGTATCCGCTAGTGCACCCCTTATCGTTTAGGTATTCTTTCAACACCCTGTAATTCTTTTCAAAATGGTTCAAGTCCTGTTCAGATGCAGAATGGAGGGTAAGATCAGggataaaagtaaaaagaagaggggaaaaaaaaaaaaaaaaaaaaaaaaattaattgaatataataaaacaaaatgaaacaataaaatcaaacaaaacaaaatcaaacaaaacaaaatcgaacaaaacaaaatcaaacaaaacaaaatcaaacaaaacaaaatcaaacaaaataagatgaaacgaaataaaatgaaatgaggCTTTCACTATGCTAcattatgaataaaataaatccaGATTTCACGTTTTCTGCGAAGCGAGTACACTCATGTACAGGTACATATAGACCTAAGCGCGTGCTCTATATAGCTCAAAAAGAGCAATAAACGAACGGACGAGTGGACGAATGGGGAGACAAATATCAGGCGAGTAGTGCATATGAAATGCAAGTTAAAAGATAGGAAAATGGTGCATAAACGTGGAAAAACGTGGCAAACAAGAACTCAACGCACGTGTGTGTATgggtgtatgtgtgtatgtgtgtatgtgtatgtgtgtgtgtgtgtgtgtgcgtgtgtatatatatatatacatgcaatACAGCACATGCAACCGCCTAGTAGCTCAACATAGTTAAATgtacattattaatattacgcTTAGCACACTGATTTCCAGACGACTCTCTCCACTCGTAGGAGCTACAGTATTCACGAAAAATTGATTGTTAATTATGTCGTTAAAGTCAATAGGTGCATTTTGTAAATCCATATCTTTCACACTGTCATCTGTGGATACATTATCAGGAAAAATAGATTGAAGCCATAACCAAAAAACCGCCCTTAATTGTTCgtaatggaaaaaatgtattccatatttataaatatgaacaattttattatacaaaggtacatcatttaaaattaaaaattcgTTTATAGTTATTTTGTCACTTAACAAGTCGTAATTTATGTTATCCATGAATTCTTGCGGCATGTGGAAGTGGTCCTCTGCCTGGGGCAAGCTCCCCGCACCATAactactattactgttaatGTTCATGTTACTATTCATGCACGTCTTTTTCTTACAATCTTCtctaaataaattattactgCTCGGAGGTTTATTCTGTAAATCTTCTTTACCCTTCTCAGCATCAATGGTAACAGTAAATAAAACATTGTTCATAAGAtcgatttttttttgtttgtctATTAATACCTTATCAAATATAAAGGATGTTTGTTTCGAACCACTCAAATCGTAGATATCATTCAAGTTAACCACAACACTGTGTGGCTCAGAATATGCATTTATCAACTGgttaaatttttgaaatagtAGTAACCTATTTTTATCCAAATGCTCTAGCTGATTTATGTTTACggacattttattttgtagttgtattaatttattacaatttttgtttatattccttgttatttcatttatgaaGATATGGTTATTATCTTCATCTAAATAGAATACTTGATTTTCCTCATCATAATTTGCATTACTGTTATAGTAGTCAAGGAAACTCTCTTGATATGTTGAATAGTCATATGCTGCATACTCAGATAGGCTCAAAATCTTATCGTCCTTCTTTGTTACTGATCCATTACCATATCCATGTTGTTGATGTTCTTGCTCATGACGTTCTCCTTCTTCTTTGCCTTCCCTTCTCCTCGTTTCTTCATCGTATTCTCTTTTTACGTTTCTCTCTCTTTCTGAGCAATTCGTATAATCATTATTTGTGTTATATTTCCCTTCTCTTTGtgtatctttattttttatttttttttttttagacaGGTAGTTGTTCACGCTCTGTTCAGAGTAGTTTCCTTTGTTAATGTCATACCTTTTCCTTCCTTCTCCTACTGTTTCTACTGCCTCTACTTCTCCTACTGCTCCTATTGCTCCTTTTTCACCATTCTCTGCATCTTTCCCATTTGTGCACTTCTtcaatttttgcaaaaagttgtataaatatttgtattcaAAAATCTCCAAATCGTATGGTCTGTTTGATAGTAGAAGCATAGCCTCGTTAATGAAATGGTAAAACTTGTATTCTCCTTGTTCATCGATATTTTTCTCGTCTGCTCTCTTCTCTGATGACGTGCTTACATTTTTTCTACCACTACTGGGGCCACTACGACTGTTACTATTAGCGTTATCGTTGCTGttacataaattttgaaaaaatttttcataatatagcTGTCTTTTATCATAATGCTCAAACATCTTAGTGCTGTCAATCAGAAAACCGATACATAGCAACAATTCTTTTGTCATTTGGAAATTACATTTCATCAGTTGGTATAACCTAGGGTATTCAAAATATTCCAGTACAAGTATAACTAGCGGTGATATTATGTAGAAATCGTCGAAGTAATTTACGTCTTCCCCTAGCTCCTCGAAGGGGTACACTTCGTCGTCATTATCATCGTTATCACCTTCGCCATCATCGTTACAACTATCACCATCATCGTTACAACTAACACCATCATCGTTACAACTAACACCATCATCATTGTAGTCCCACTCCTTACTGCCATAGTTCCATTTTATGTCACGATTCTTATTATGTCGTGGCATTACCTTAATTTTCCCTTTCTTGCCATTCTTTATAAACGTTTCTTCCGCCTTTAAAATTTCCTTGTTCATGTACTGGTTGTAGGTTGCCttgaattttcttttatattcgAAGCAGTACAAAAGGCACAAATCGTTTATTAAGAAACAATATCtaataattacattttttctcttaacaCTTTTGTCACTTTTTCCCCTTCTCAATAATTCCGCCGTTATATATTCAATtccaaaataatttaaaacatcACATACGTGCTCTAAACTTTCCTTTATCGTGATGTTCATTATGTTGGCGACAAACAAAtgctcaaaaaaaaattcaggaaaaataaaaaaaaatgtagcaAAAAATTCTGCActgttcagaaaaaaaacCGAAAAAATGCAGAAAAAATTCTGCACTGTTCAGAAAAAATACCGAAAAAATGCAGAAAAAAATTCTGCACTGTTCAGAAAAAATACCGAAAAAATGCAGATAAAAATTCTGCACTgttctgaaaaaaaaaacgaaaaaataagaaaaaatacgaaaaaaaattctgcactgttcagaaaaaaaaccgaaaaaaataatgaagcaAAAATTTTGGTAATAATctgaaaaataaagtaaaaaatcaAGGTAGTcaatacatttacattttcacCCTTCGGATGTTCTTTTGTGCCTTTTTTACATGCtatgattatataaaaaaaaaaaaaaaaaaaaactcatGTATACGTATTTCTCTTcgttttaaaacaaaaattacactaaattataaaacaagaaacaaaaataaaaagtaactCCAAATTGTAGTTACCCAAAAAGAGAgaaatgtaaatttaaaagtgTAAATGATATAAGTACCATTTTCGTTACACATA
This genomic interval from Plasmodium brasilianum strain Bolivian I chromosome 1, whole genome shotgun sequence contains the following:
- a CDS encoding cytoskeleton associated protein, producing the protein MEGLFNNKKELFIGKRVFSCNFTKNKIDKEEKENSILGKVSEQHYAHVQDKLKGNDNERKEESTSDEVVDKNLKIYLFNEDIKIKIGTVRYIGPLKNHPDTNKIFYGIEWDNKFDGKHFGNYKGEFYFSPLLHIKKDKTKRHYYDQLSEGLANFHDDADSRDNTTGKVGSSRVQKSGIGNSSSNSRSNSSSNSSSNSRSSRRSNSRSSRRSNSRSSRRSTKRSNSHNCSDSGEKLRLWSGNSGCTPCSFVPIENIHVGITFMQALNFRYNYFTDLDLSIQDYQTKKMKTVIFSGEEKARNYFKNFCKLKNITLNKCLIYTYGFKNNLCFSNLESLSLCCNLFSKWNDIFKIIKISKNLTYLNVSENKFTKLDLNCVLAKVIWSEGEDEHAVGYNHEDDVVYFEQIKELCLDNTLIDWDDVLALSFIFPNLETLSIKKNYITSIKIKNIRVTKNSIIFKYITNKKYKELFHSYEKDNLYEDLEHSRGIQPEAQPSSTTPSGRIKNEYVLPSSNGCTYDRREGFLLERKKSAVLSVQEREREREREREPEPEPEPEREYGIGEEVVGGKDEEENISQIKEKRVLEGTPQKYYLKINANPSTGTTESKGLSSDRITGVDQDVFLVDMKEEALLVDVNPFRHLKKIVLNDNYLHDYEELFYFVHRIKTVQSLFINNNKFSDNSNLINIAYTICLEEKNKTELAKLDNFDLINRNFKHIKEFLFDNNEVKNYETLRDLFYILYNIEILKIQNKKKNFSEKKSLRYIYISVMPQLKVLNHSSISKNERINSERFFISLYHKDNIAKIFNEQVLNRRHSTRLEQIHYKAMQDQTNTETSKSMQSNLINITIIPEFLNAQKFDIIKKKVNRNMNIKDLKFLCSRLYSVPLPKLQLFYTDENNPMCIEIVDTNSSLYTYGIENNSKIKIKMEE
- a CDS encoding hypothetical protein (conserved Plasmodium protein); the encoded protein is MEELSRDMTLHLKDENKKKEKKIETENIIQINFHLPDGSIRTHNEKASIEVGYIKLRLSKKLQIPYDKINLIYNNNIMLDPLSIIDIIKTDLDIIDIYVSTIH
- a CDS encoding hypothetical protein (conserved Plasmodium protein), encoding MNITIKESLEHVCDVLNYFGIEYITAELLRRGKSDKSVKRKNVIIRYCFLINDLCLLYCFEYKRKFKATYNQYMNKEILKAEETFIKNGKKGKIKVMPRHNKNRDIKWNYGSKEWDYNDDGVSCNDDGVSCNDDGDSCNDDGEGDNDDNDDEVYPFEELGEDVNYFDDFYIISPLVILVLEYFEYPRLYQLMKCNFQMTKELLLCIGFLIDSTKMFEHYDKRQLYYEKFFQNLCNSNDNANSNSRSGPSSGRKNVSTSSEKRADEKNIDEQGEYKFYHFINEAMLLLSNRPYDLEIFEYKYLYNFLQKLKKCTNGKDAENGEKGAIGAVGEVEAVETVGEGRKRYDINKGNYSEQSVNNYLSKKKKIKNKDTQREGKYNTNNDYTNCSERERNVKREYDEETRRREGKEEGERHEQEHQQHGYGNGSVTKKDDKILSLSEYAAYDYSTYQESFLDYYNSNANYDEENQVFYLDEDNNHIFINEITRNINKNCNKLIQLQNKMSVNINQLEHLDKNRLLLFQKFNQLINAYSEPHSVVVNLNDIYDLSGSKQTSFIFDKVLIDKQKKIDLMNNVLFTVTIDAEKGKEDLQNKPPSSNNLFREDCKKKTCMNSNMNINSNSSYGAGSLPQAEDHFHMPQEFMDNINYDLLSDKITINEFLILNDVPLYNKIVHIYKYGIHFFHYEQLRAVFWLWLQSIFPDNVSTDDSVKDMDLQNAPIDFNDIINNQFFVNTVAPTSGESRLEISVLSDLNHFEKNYRVLKEYLNDKGCTSGYNKISRSEKKDESTSNLNNATLYINNLHNEFEAFYNYKKKSKNLYDEMFVEFLEEKKKNMTIQSNVEKEDYTNLANIVNKHLVGVDKILKYYPILNFSKIVEGIKHQNFIRTVIDVNQIETNDWHRMYTYHKGEKRNVCNSGNSCNSGNSGNTGNTGNTGNSGNSGNTGNCSNNGNTGNNSNGYTKSGSSRCTENYIINLTSSSSYRMQEKPITYASTIFNYSDQFISNNDIYTFSDNIHKECMNYSEFLKGKQNKCAHNFYHALRKIEKYMNCITYNI